Proteins found in one Odontesthes bonariensis isolate fOdoBon6 chromosome 11, fOdoBon6.hap1, whole genome shotgun sequence genomic segment:
- the tgds gene encoding dTDP-D-glucose 4,6-dehydratase yields MDFKRTVLVTGGSGFIGSHLVCALVNGHPEWRIINLDNLDYCCSPRSLESIEDQTNYTFIRGDVCNSRLVNHIFNTENIDVIFHLAAKTHVESSFKSPPSFQRVNVDGTGALLAAAHQARHPPQRFIYVSTDEVYGAGVEEVFDESSPMRPTNPYSATKAAAEYLVRSYWDQYQFPIIITRSNNIYGPRQFTEKVIPRFLTLLQMNKKCTIQGTLPISRHFLFVSDAISAFRLVLEKGIVGEIYNIGTSCEIPIVQLAQELVRTVKNVPDSEVKDWLEFVPERQLVDLRYPIKSEKLQQLGWRAEVSWAEGIRQTVKWYQDNPNFWPDVNEGGPTNQKQA; encoded by the exons ATGGACTTCAAAAGGACTGTCCTGGTGACTGGAGGCTCTGGATTCAT CGGCTCCCATTTGGTGTGTGCCCTGGTCAACGGACACCCAGAATGGAGGATTATTAACTTGGACAAT CTGGATTACTGCTGCAGCCCCAGGAGTCTGGAGAGCATCGAAGACCAAACCAACTACACCTTCATCAGG GGAGATGTGTGCAACTCGCGTCTGGTGAATCACATtttcaacacagaaaacatcgACGTCATCTTTCACCTGGCGGCCAAAACGCACGTCG AGTCCTCGTTTAAATCCCCGCCCAGTTTCCAGCGGGTCAACGTCGACGGGACCGGAGCTCTGCTGGCAGCTGCCCATCAGGCTCGACACCCGCCGCAGCGCTTCATCTACGTCAGCACCGATGAGGTGTACGGAGCCGGTGTGGAGGAG GTGTTCGATGAGAGCAGTCCGATGAGGCCCACCAACCCGTATTCTGCCACGAAAGCAGCCGCAGAGTATCTGGTCAGATCATACTGGGACCAGTACCAG TTTCCCATCATCATTACCAGAAGCAACAACATCTATGGGCCCAGGCAGTTCACTGAGAAG GTTATTCCAAGGTTTCTGACTCTCCTGCAAATGAACAAGAAATG CACCATTCAGGGCACCCTCCCTATTTCCCGCCATTTTCTCTTCGTCAGTGATGCCATCAGCGCCTTCCGTCTGGTCCTAGAGAAAGGGATTGTGGGAGAAATCTACAACATTGGGACAAGCTGTGAGATCCCCATCGTTCAGCTGGCACAGGAACTTGTTAGGACG gtgAAAAATGTGCCTGACTCAGAGGTGAAGGATTGGCTTGAGTTTGTGCCCGAAAG GCAACTGGTCGACCTGCGTTACCCAATCAAAAGTGAGAAACTGCAGCAGCTGGGCTGGAGAGCAGAGGTGTCATGGGCGGAAGGGATCAGACAGACCG TCAAATGGTACCAGGACAACCCAAACTTCTGGCCAGATGTAAACGAGGGAGGACCAACGAATCAGAAGCAAGCTTGA